The following coding sequences lie in one Corynebacterium humireducens NBRC 106098 = DSM 45392 genomic window:
- a CDS encoding glutamine synthetase family protein, translated as MNRQQEFVLRAVEERDIRFIRLWFTDILGYLKSVMMSPSELEGAFEEGVGFDGSSIEGLSRVSESDTIALPDPSTFQVLPFDTDNPELQTARMFCDITMPDGQPSWSDPRQILRRQVSLAADEGFTCMISPEVEFYLFSQGEGPGMIAPTDNGGYFDQATYNMAPRFRREAMTALDAMGIATEFSHHETAPGQQEIDLRHADALTMADNIMTFRYLIKQVAASNRVRATFMPKPFTEHAGSAMHSHMSLFEGDTNAFHDPDDEISLSKTGKHFIAGILRHAQEISAVTNQWPNSYKRIVFGNEAPTAATWGVSNRSALVRVPTYRLAKAESRRVEVRSPDSACNPYLAFSVLLGAGLKGIREEYELQDPAEDDISALTRRERLAMGYEDLPSSLDQALRVLEKSDFVADILGEQVYEYFLRSKWNEWHSYQEQITPWELRNTLDY; from the coding sequence ATGAATCGTCAACAGGAATTCGTGCTCCGCGCCGTCGAGGAACGGGACATCCGCTTCATCCGGCTGTGGTTCACCGACATCCTCGGCTACCTCAAGTCCGTCATGATGAGCCCGTCCGAGCTGGAGGGGGCGTTCGAGGAGGGGGTCGGATTCGACGGTTCCTCGATCGAGGGTCTCTCCCGAGTCTCGGAGTCGGACACCATCGCGTTGCCCGACCCCTCCACCTTCCAGGTGCTGCCCTTCGACACGGACAACCCCGAGCTGCAGACCGCCCGGATGTTCTGCGACATCACGATGCCCGACGGGCAGCCCTCCTGGTCGGACCCGCGGCAGATCCTGCGTCGCCAGGTGAGCCTGGCCGCCGACGAGGGATTCACCTGCATGATCTCCCCCGAGGTCGAGTTCTACCTGTTCAGCCAGGGGGAGGGTCCCGGCATGATCGCCCCCACAGACAACGGCGGGTACTTCGACCAGGCCACGTACAACATGGCGCCGCGCTTCCGTCGGGAAGCAATGACAGCCCTCGACGCGATGGGCATCGCCACGGAGTTCTCCCACCACGAGACCGCGCCGGGCCAGCAGGAGATCGACCTGCGGCACGCCGACGCCCTGACGATGGCGGACAACATCATGACGTTCCGCTACCTCATCAAGCAGGTGGCCGCCTCCAACCGGGTCCGCGCCACCTTCATGCCTAAGCCCTTCACGGAGCACGCCGGCTCGGCGATGCACTCGCACATGTCCCTGTTCGAGGGCGACACGAACGCCTTCCACGACCCGGACGACGAGATCTCGCTGTCCAAGACCGGCAAGCACTTCATCGCCGGCATCCTGCGCCACGCGCAGGAGATCTCCGCGGTGACCAACCAGTGGCCGAACTCCTACAAGCGCATCGTCTTCGGGAACGAGGCGCCGACCGCGGCCACCTGGGGCGTGTCCAACCGTTCCGCCCTGGTCCGGGTCCCCACCTACCGGCTGGCCAAGGCTGAGTCCCGCCGCGTCGAGGTCCGTTCCCCGGACTCCGCATGCAACCCCTACCTGGCCTTCTCCGTGCTGCTCGGCGCGGGGCTCAAGGGCATCCGGGAGGAGTACGAACTGCAGGACCCGGCAGAGGACGACATCTCGGCGCTGACCCGGCGTGAACGCCTGGCCATGGGGTACGAGGACCTGCCGTCCTCGCTGGACCAGGCTCTGCGTGTGCTGGAGAAGTCCGACTTCGTCGCCGACATCCTGGGGGAGCAGGTCTACGAGTACTTCCTGCGTTCCAAGTGGAACGAGTGGCACAGCTACCAGGAGCAGATCACGCCCTGGGAGCTGCGGAACACCCTGGACTACTGA
- a CDS encoding DUF2786 domain-containing protein: MNGEPAAVHLPELDDISEQTITRELLDAARQGWTPDDLRHVLGPAVVPLLRATHPRVPGVAHPRIAAAWDRHLGEVADDTPAALDHRARQVLAGDLWRLPAFTDTDVYTDRHALLRGGDPASGPSPAQRRARQRITGLLRKARSTTFAAEAESLVAKAQQLRQRYRLEHALDEGPEELGDVVSVRVHLHAPWIRFQFLLLGSVAVPNSCRTVLSGEVGIATLLGHPDDVRHCLELFTSLNHQRDYFMRHSPGATAAHRRGQTSAYRRSFLFAYANRILDLLNQATMDVPADAGASGGALPVLARRDAVAEEVRDRIFPHTSGMSFGHRHCHSGSTDGVAAAERSHLGPSRTTLNSA; this comes from the coding sequence ATGAATGGAGAGCCGGCAGCCGTGCACCTTCCCGAACTCGACGACATCTCCGAGCAGACCATCACCAGAGAACTTCTCGACGCCGCCCGCCAGGGCTGGACCCCCGACGACCTGCGCCACGTCCTGGGCCCCGCAGTGGTGCCCCTCCTCCGGGCGACCCACCCGCGGGTACCTGGTGTGGCACATCCACGCATCGCGGCCGCCTGGGACCGCCACCTCGGCGAGGTCGCCGACGACACCCCGGCCGCGCTCGACCACCGCGCGCGGCAGGTACTCGCCGGCGATCTGTGGCGCCTGCCCGCGTTCACCGACACCGACGTCTACACGGACCGGCACGCACTTCTGCGGGGCGGTGACCCTGCGTCAGGCCCCTCCCCCGCGCAGCGACGCGCCCGGCAGCGCATCACCGGGCTGCTCCGGAAAGCCCGGTCCACCACCTTCGCAGCGGAGGCCGAGTCCCTGGTGGCGAAGGCCCAGCAGCTCCGTCAGCGCTACCGACTCGAGCACGCGCTCGATGAGGGGCCGGAGGAACTGGGCGACGTGGTGAGCGTCCGCGTCCACCTGCACGCCCCCTGGATCCGATTCCAGTTTCTGTTGCTCGGTTCCGTGGCGGTCCCCAACTCCTGCCGCACGGTCCTGTCGGGCGAGGTCGGCATCGCCACCCTTCTGGGTCACCCTGATGACGTCCGGCACTGCCTCGAGCTGTTCACCAGCCTCAACCACCAGCGGGACTACTTCATGCGGCACTCCCCCGGCGCCACCGCCGCGCACCGCCGGGGACAGACCTCCGCTTACCGACGTTCCTTCCTCTTCGCCTACGCGAACCGCATCCTGGACCTGCTGAACCAGGCGACGATGGACGTTCCGGCGGACGCGGGAGCATCCGGCGGCGCACTGCCGGTGCTCGCCCGGCGCGACGCGGTGGCGGAGGAGGTCCGCGACCGGATCTTCCCCCACACCAGCGGAATGAGCTTCGGGCACCGACACTGTCACTCGGGGTCCACCGACGGTGTCGCCGCCGCCGAACGCTCTCACCTGGGACCGTCCCGGACCACTCTGAACAGTGCCTGA
- a CDS encoding CYTH and CHAD domain-containing protein, producing the protein MSTSTFLEVEAKFAVSDTSVVPDLTRLTGVDAIAATKTHRLSAVYYDTADLRLTRSRITLRRREGGDDDGWHLKLPGIAGRLEIHAPLGEPVDGRFEVPEEIASQVRALVRRETLNPIAQVDNERVESTLAAADGTPVAEFCDDHVSAWSLLPGGAHTSWREWEVELTGDSPATTVGNPLLLSATQLLVGAGARVSSSPSKLAMALGDSVSSAELPPFLVDADIDPESPAAAVIAALKLNRDKLHEYDPKVRRDEWDSVHQMRVATRELRSHMETFDGILGGEELKHIESELKLLAGMLGYARDAEVVEERFLRLLDSEDSDVLDETTREHLRHDMGEEYRRAHRRVVATLNSDRYLALLDAIDALLADPPVAGAHAHVPVEQVASPEPATEEDVAADLDMGAEGGAGEPVMEVSTDGVDPEEDTTEEEADMVAEGAPTEDPGADVPVEVHRAQSPEEVEAILSEHLEDAYRRLMKRHHKAVKNWDNMELTLHQREEYFHDMRKSAKKLRYAAEAVGAATQLKTKRLYNACKALQSSLGDFQDAVTSRDKLVQMSQAARRRGEDTFGYGLLYQRERTIGLKSLEDYAEEVKTIRKAYERLMKSVKEAHEKAEKEAAKAAKKKDRKNKKKDQD; encoded by the coding sequence ATGTCCACCAGCACGTTTCTAGAGGTCGAGGCTAAGTTCGCGGTCTCAGACACGTCCGTTGTCCCGGATCTGACCCGGCTGACCGGTGTCGACGCAATCGCGGCGACGAAGACCCACCGGCTGTCAGCGGTCTACTACGACACGGCGGACCTTCGTCTGACCCGTTCCCGGATCACCCTCCGTCGACGGGAGGGCGGGGACGACGACGGCTGGCACCTCAAACTCCCCGGCATCGCCGGGCGGCTGGAGATCCATGCGCCTCTGGGGGAGCCGGTGGACGGTCGCTTCGAGGTTCCTGAGGAGATCGCCTCCCAGGTCCGTGCCCTGGTCCGGAGGGAGACTCTCAACCCGATCGCGCAGGTGGACAACGAGCGGGTGGAGTCGACTCTGGCGGCCGCGGACGGCACGCCTGTGGCGGAGTTCTGTGATGACCACGTCTCCGCCTGGTCGCTGCTCCCCGGCGGTGCCCACACCTCCTGGCGTGAGTGGGAGGTCGAGCTCACCGGCGACTCCCCGGCCACGACCGTGGGGAATCCGCTTCTGCTCTCGGCCACACAGCTGCTGGTCGGTGCCGGGGCGCGGGTGTCCTCCTCCCCCTCCAAGCTCGCCATGGCACTGGGCGACTCGGTGTCCTCGGCGGAGCTGCCGCCTTTCCTCGTCGATGCGGACATCGACCCGGAGTCCCCGGCCGCGGCCGTCATCGCGGCACTGAAGCTCAACCGGGACAAGCTCCACGAGTACGACCCCAAGGTGCGCCGCGACGAATGGGACTCCGTCCACCAGATGCGCGTGGCGACCCGCGAGCTGCGCAGCCACATGGAGACCTTCGACGGCATTCTCGGTGGCGAGGAACTCAAGCACATCGAGTCGGAACTCAAGCTCCTGGCAGGCATGCTCGGCTACGCCCGCGACGCGGAGGTCGTCGAGGAACGTTTCCTCCGTCTGCTGGACTCGGAGGACTCCGACGTCCTCGACGAGACCACCCGTGAGCACCTGCGCCATGACATGGGTGAGGAGTACCGGCGCGCGCACCGTCGTGTGGTCGCGACGCTGAACTCCGACCGCTACCTGGCGTTGCTCGACGCCATCGACGCGCTTCTCGCTGATCCGCCGGTGGCCGGCGCCCACGCCCATGTCCCGGTAGAGCAGGTCGCCTCCCCTGAGCCAGCCACCGAGGAGGATGTCGCCGCCGACCTGGACATGGGTGCCGAGGGTGGCGCCGGCGAACCGGTCATGGAGGTGTCCACCGACGGCGTCGACCCGGAGGAGGACACCACCGAGGAAGAGGCGGACATGGTGGCGGAGGGCGCTCCGACGGAGGATCCCGGGGCCGACGTCCCTGTGGAGGTCCACCGTGCCCAGAGCCCGGAGGAGGTGGAGGCGATCCTCTCGGAGCACCTGGAGGACGCCTACCGCCGCCTGATGAAGCGGCACCACAAGGCCGTGAAGAACTGGGACAACATGGAGCTGACCCTGCACCAGCGCGAGGAGTACTTCCACGACATGCGCAAGTCGGCGAAGAAGCTGCGCTACGCGGCGGAGGCGGTCGGCGCTGCCACGCAGTTGAAGACGAAGCGGCTGTACAACGCCTGTAAGGCGCTGCAGTCCAGCCTCGGGGACTTCCAGGATGCGGTGACGTCCCGGGACAAGCTCGTGCAGATGTCACAGGCGGCCCGCCGCCGCGGCGAGGACACCTTCGGTTACGGGCTGCTCTACCAGCGTGAGCGCACCATCGGCCTGAAGTCGCTGGAGGACTACGCGGAGGAGGTCAAGACGATCCGGAAGGCGTATGAGCGTCTGATGAAATCCGTGAAGGAGGCCCACGAGAAGGCCGAGAAGGAGGCAGCGAAGGCGGCCAAGAAGAAGGACAGGAAGAACAAGAAGAAGGACCAGGACTAG
- a CDS encoding galactokinase family protein: MWPVADLPVTDRAAAAHRERTGAEPVSVAHAPATWLLIGEHVDHSGGVVLAALAEPEVGVALSPRSDDLVTVVAHVTTPTGVDLVEDQISLGVVAEMAAAQQPSIDERGRPEEPPTPEGGLAARVGGLVWTMINRQLLSRDTGGLEVTVVSDIPDGAGLGDEAALDVAFTLALLADSTDLDDAPMRARLAEMCSQSAEMFSPAPPLRARHTAALRGQPDTVSVIDYADGSVTQVPHPQSSDLEFFAVSVEQARVDRADAILERRRFVAEACRAFGTESLRLLPDAPQRVVEWLTAVHKVHGTEDTPSVAEAAAWLAFEEKETIRAQRMARVLRSRRTEDIWPLLAQSQSGLTGPYSLLGSEAMVQLCLIRGALGARAASAGNVEAVIAGVPGRQADMFVRDLSEDGLVVVRLGRGRVADVLKPEQ; this comes from the coding sequence ATGTGGCCTGTTGCCGACCTGCCCGTCACCGATCGTGCGGCCGCCGCCCACCGTGAGCGGACCGGTGCAGAACCGGTGTCGGTGGCCCACGCCCCCGCCACCTGGCTGCTCATCGGTGAGCACGTCGACCACTCCGGTGGTGTGGTGCTGGCGGCGCTGGCCGAACCCGAGGTGGGTGTCGCACTGAGCCCCCGCTCGGACGACCTGGTCACTGTCGTGGCTCACGTGACCACGCCCACCGGGGTGGACCTCGTGGAGGACCAGATCAGCCTGGGTGTCGTGGCGGAGATGGCCGCCGCCCAGCAGCCGTCCATCGATGAGCGGGGTCGCCCCGAGGAACCGCCGACCCCGGAGGGTGGTCTGGCGGCCCGGGTGGGTGGTCTGGTCTGGACGATGATCAACCGCCAGCTCCTCTCGCGTGACACCGGCGGCCTGGAGGTCACGGTGGTCAGCGACATCCCGGATGGCGCGGGACTCGGCGATGAGGCCGCCCTCGACGTGGCCTTCACGCTGGCTCTGCTCGCGGACTCCACGGACCTGGACGACGCCCCGATGCGGGCCCGGCTGGCGGAGATGTGCAGCCAGTCCGCGGAGATGTTCTCGCCTGCCCCGCCGCTGCGGGCCCGGCACACGGCGGCCCTGCGGGGGCAGCCGGACACGGTGTCGGTCATCGACTACGCCGACGGTTCGGTCACCCAGGTCCCCCATCCCCAGTCCTCCGATCTGGAGTTCTTCGCCGTGTCGGTGGAGCAGGCCCGCGTGGACCGTGCGGACGCCATCCTGGAACGGCGCCGTTTCGTGGCCGAGGCCTGCCGCGCCTTCGGCACGGAGTCCCTGCGGCTGCTCCCCGATGCGCCGCAGCGGGTGGTGGAGTGGCTCACCGCCGTCCACAAGGTGCACGGCACGGAGGACACCCCCTCGGTGGCGGAGGCCGCCGCCTGGCTGGCGTTCGAGGAGAAGGAGACGATCCGTGCGCAGCGGATGGCGCGGGTGCTGCGTTCCCGCCGCACGGAGGACATCTGGCCGCTGCTGGCCCAGTCCCAGTCGGGCCTGACGGGGCCCTACAGTCTGCTGGGTTCCGAGGCGATGGTGCAGCTGTGTCTTATCCGTGGGGCGTTGGGCGCCCGCGCGGCGTCGGCGGGCAACGTGGAGGCCGTCATCGCGGGTGTGCCGGGCCGTCAGGCGGACATGTTCGTGCGGGACCTGTCGGAGGATGGTCTGGTCGTGGTGCGGCTGGGTCGCGGGCGGGTGGCCGACGTCTTAAAGCCTGAACAGTGA
- a CDS encoding DJ-1/PfpI family protein has protein sequence MTHIVLYAFDTMADWEYGPLAGALGHLRETGMAVDLIVAGDSTAEVSTFGGLRLHPEYTLGELDPAHIDMLVLPGGSTWHRRHDAILGLGADRLAHGQPVAAICGATLGLARRGLLDARRHTSNSADFLAESGYRGGGLYEEARVVVDGPLITAPGTSALEFTREILVAAGLMNAEAAHAWHQMYATGDPSWGGRLMAALRG, from the coding sequence ATGACGCATATTGTGCTCTACGCCTTCGACACCATGGCCGACTGGGAGTACGGCCCCCTCGCCGGTGCCCTCGGCCACCTCCGGGAGACCGGGATGGCCGTCGACCTCATCGTCGCGGGTGACTCCACCGCGGAGGTGAGCACCTTCGGTGGCCTGCGCCTGCACCCGGAGTACACGCTGGGGGAACTGGATCCGGCGCACATCGACATGCTCGTCCTGCCGGGCGGCTCGACATGGCACAGGCGCCACGACGCCATCCTCGGTCTGGGCGCCGACCGGCTCGCCCACGGGCAGCCCGTCGCCGCGATCTGCGGCGCCACGCTCGGGCTGGCGCGGAGGGGGCTTCTCGACGCCCGCCGTCACACCAGCAACAGCGCCGACTTCCTCGCGGAGAGCGGCTACCGCGGGGGTGGGCTCTACGAGGAGGCCCGCGTCGTCGTCGACGGTCCCCTCATCACCGCGCCGGGCACCAGCGCCCTGGAGTTCACCCGGGAGATCCTCGTGGCCGCGGGGCTGATGAACGCGGAGGCGGCGCACGCCTGGCACCAGATGTACGCCACGGGCGACCCGTCCTGGGGTGGGCGGCTCATGGCGGCGCTGCGCGGGTAG
- a CDS encoding ribonuclease catalytic domain-containing protein, which yields MKLYAAPLNFRGIAEEFGVPTEFPAELHAEAAAAEDRFAGQRRDMRGVPFVTIDPVGSRDLDQAVYIERSATGYRVLYAIADVAAFIVPGSALEAESLRRGQTIYLPDEPARLHPEELSEGSASLLPDVDRPAVVWTFDLDLAGEVEEFHVERALVRSHARLDYDEVHGDYLRGEMHPSVTLLPEVGQLREVSALRRRAINLRLPSQRVKSLDDGTYELIVEPRHEVMDWNSEISLLTGMCAGQLMVHHGQGLLRILRPATPESEAQFRSEVRALGYELPDDRPIGEFLQFIDADTPRGMAVMREAQKLLRGSGYARVEAGDAEVHAGIGGYYAHVTAPLRRLVDRFATEYCLALCAGREVPEWVAGRADEVIAVMQRTSALASSVDRASLDLTEATVLAPWVGHNFDAVILSSDRERDQARIFVAEPPVLANALGHPEQGTTTKVSLIRADRQTRDVAFAWPAD from the coding sequence ATGAAGCTCTACGCTGCGCCCCTCAACTTCCGTGGCATCGCCGAGGAGTTCGGTGTCCCGACCGAATTCCCCGCTGAACTGCACGCTGAGGCGGCGGCCGCGGAGGACCGGTTCGCCGGGCAGCGGCGGGACATGCGGGGCGTCCCGTTCGTCACCATCGACCCGGTCGGGTCCAGGGACCTCGACCAGGCCGTCTACATCGAGCGGAGCGCCACGGGCTACCGGGTGCTCTACGCCATCGCCGACGTCGCCGCGTTCATCGTCCCCGGCAGCGCCCTCGAGGCGGAGTCCCTGCGCCGCGGCCAGACGATCTACCTGCCCGACGAACCCGCCCGCCTGCACCCGGAGGAACTGTCCGAGGGGTCGGCGTCCCTGCTTCCCGACGTCGACCGGCCCGCCGTCGTCTGGACCTTCGACCTCGACCTCGCCGGTGAGGTCGAGGAGTTCCACGTCGAGCGCGCCCTGGTGCGGTCCCATGCCCGCCTCGACTACGACGAGGTCCACGGGGACTACCTCCGCGGCGAGATGCACCCCTCCGTCACCCTGCTGCCGGAGGTGGGACAGCTCCGGGAGGTGTCGGCGCTGCGTCGGCGCGCGATCAACCTGCGCCTGCCCTCCCAGCGTGTGAAGTCCCTCGACGACGGCACCTACGAGCTCATCGTCGAACCCCGCCACGAGGTCATGGACTGGAACTCGGAGATCTCCCTGCTCACCGGCATGTGCGCCGGGCAGCTCATGGTCCACCACGGGCAGGGACTCCTGCGGATCCTGCGCCCCGCGACCCCCGAGTCCGAGGCCCAGTTCCGCTCCGAGGTCCGTGCCCTGGGGTACGAACTTCCCGACGACCGCCCCATCGGCGAGTTCCTCCAGTTCATCGACGCCGACACGCCCCGCGGCATGGCCGTCATGCGGGAGGCCCAGAAACTCCTGCGCGGCTCCGGCTACGCCCGCGTCGAGGCCGGCGACGCGGAGGTCCACGCCGGCATCGGCGGCTACTACGCGCACGTCACGGCACCGCTGCGGCGTCTCGTCGACCGCTTCGCCACGGAGTACTGCCTCGCACTCTGCGCCGGGCGGGAGGTTCCGGAGTGGGTCGCCGGACGAGCCGACGAGGTCATCGCCGTCATGCAGCGCACCTCCGCGCTGGCCAGCTCCGTGGACCGGGCCAGCCTCGACCTCACCGAGGCGACCGTCCTCGCGCCGTGGGTGGGCCACAACTTCGACGCGGTCATCCTCTCCTCCGACCGGGAACGCGACCAGGCCCGCATCTTCGTCGCCGAGCCGCCCGTGCTGGCCAACGCCCTCGGCCACCCCGAGCAGGGGACCACGACGAAGGTGTCGCTCATCCGGGCGGACAGGCAGACACGTGACGTCGCCTTCGCCTGGCCCGCGGACTGA
- a CDS encoding bifunctional RNase H/acid phosphatase, with amino-acid sequence MPGPHDHVIVYADGGSRGNPGVAGSGTVVYAADGRTALRDIVYVVGRRATNNVAEYHGMLRGLEAARDLGARTVEVYMDSKLVVEQMSGRWKIKHPDMQKLALQARRLMESFDSVTFTWVPRGRNEVADALSNQAMDAAAAGAEPGIVGGTDATPAEDPAVDPAVDDCEIVATPDSQTGTPAHWTGATSRPTRFVLLRHGQTPMSAAKQYSGHSNPSLTELGREQARAAARTLQDRGGIDVIVSSPLDRCVQTATAAGEVLGLEVEVVDKLIEQDFGEWEGLTFDEAHTMHPELHDEWLADPSIAPPGGESLQKLHNRVRSVRRDLQQRYPGQTVLVVSHVQPIKSFVRQALDAGPHVVARMFLDLASLSVVEFFDDADARVGSTLRIFNDTAHLRSS; translated from the coding sequence GTGCCGGGACCGCATGACCATGTGATCGTCTACGCCGACGGCGGCTCCCGGGGCAACCCGGGGGTCGCCGGTTCCGGCACGGTGGTCTACGCCGCCGACGGGAGGACCGCGCTGCGGGACATCGTCTACGTCGTGGGCCGCCGGGCGACCAACAACGTCGCCGAGTACCACGGCATGCTGCGCGGCCTGGAGGCGGCACGCGACCTGGGGGCCCGCACCGTCGAGGTGTACATGGACTCCAAGCTCGTCGTCGAGCAGATGTCCGGGCGCTGGAAGATCAAGCACCCCGACATGCAGAAACTCGCCCTGCAGGCCCGCCGCCTCATGGAGTCCTTCGACTCCGTCACCTTCACCTGGGTGCCGCGCGGGAGGAACGAGGTCGCCGACGCCCTGTCCAACCAGGCCATGGACGCCGCGGCCGCCGGCGCCGAGCCGGGCATCGTGGGCGGCACCGACGCCACCCCCGCCGAGGACCCGGCCGTGGACCCCGCCGTGGACGACTGCGAGATCGTCGCCACCCCGGACTCCCAGACCGGCACCCCCGCGCACTGGACCGGGGCGACCTCCCGCCCGACGCGCTTCGTCCTCCTGCGCCACGGACAGACCCCGATGTCGGCCGCCAAGCAGTACTCGGGCCACTCGAACCCCTCGCTCACCGAGCTGGGACGGGAGCAGGCCCGGGCGGCGGCGCGCACGCTGCAGGACCGCGGCGGCATAGACGTCATCGTCTCCTCGCCGCTGGACCGCTGCGTGCAGACGGCCACCGCCGCCGGGGAGGTGCTGGGGCTGGAGGTCGAGGTCGTCGACAAGCTCATCGAGCAGGACTTCGGCGAGTGGGAGGGTCTCACCTTCGACGAGGCGCACACCATGCACCCCGAGCTCCACGACGAGTGGCTCGCCGACCCGTCCATCGCCCCGCCGGGTGGCGAGTCCCTGCAGAAGCTGCACAACCGGGTGCGCTCCGTGCGTCGGGACCTGCAGCAGCGCTACCCCGGGCAGACGGTGCTGGTGGTCAGCCACGTCCAGCCGATCAAGTCCTTCGTCCGGCAGGCCCTCGACGCCGGGCCGCACGTGGTGGCGCGGATGTTCCTCGATCTGGCGTCGCTGAGCGTTGTCGAGTTCTTCGACGACGCCGACGCCCGCGTGGGTTCCACTCTGCGCATCTTCAACGACACCGCCCACCTGCGCTCTTCCTGA
- a CDS encoding zinc ribbon domain-containing protein: MKLDPKQQTILLELANTERSLDVVGDKAFVTPEREEVDRLLKEQQRMLNASAAAQMAVDDMEAEILRIQEDERKLRKRAADDKAQLSAELDEERRRDLEHDRYSVKSRIADLMGELTECHNQIHALRNNRDNHGARCDEIARKLEAAQRAAEAAEAASSAVQDPAEHIADLRAQLPENVLAEYEAQKNDSDVGAADFNGRTCGGCYIVLSGADQERIRRAPADELPRCPECGTYLIRKQA, translated from the coding sequence ATGAAACTCGACCCCAAGCAGCAGACGATCCTGCTGGAGCTGGCCAACACCGAACGATCCCTCGACGTGGTGGGCGACAAGGCGTTCGTCACCCCGGAGCGCGAGGAGGTCGACCGCCTGCTCAAGGAGCAGCAGCGCATGCTCAACGCCTCCGCGGCCGCCCAGATGGCCGTCGACGACATGGAGGCGGAGATCCTCCGCATCCAGGAGGACGAGCGCAAGCTGCGCAAGCGCGCCGCCGACGACAAGGCCCAGCTCTCCGCCGAGCTGGACGAGGAACGCCGCCGCGACCTCGAGCACGACCGCTACTCCGTGAAGTCCCGCATCGCCGACCTCATGGGCGAACTCACCGAGTGCCACAACCAGATCCACGCCCTGCGCAACAACCGCGACAACCACGGTGCCAGGTGCGACGAGATCGCCCGGAAGCTGGAGGCCGCCCAGCGCGCCGCCGAGGCCGCCGAGGCCGCCAGCTCCGCCGTCCAGGACCCCGCCGAGCACATCGCCGACCTGCGCGCCCAGCTCCCGGAGAACGTCCTCGCCGAGTACGAGGCGCAGAAGAACGACTCCGACGTCGGGGCCGCCGACTTCAACGGCCGCACCTGCGGCGGCTGCTACATCGTGCTCTCCGGCGCCGACCAGGAGCGCATCCGCCGGGCCCCGGCCGATGAGCTGCCCCGCTGCCCCGAGTGCGGCACCTACCTCATCCGGAAGCAGGCCTAG
- a CDS encoding Nif3-like dinuclear metal center hexameric protein encodes MSTVGDIRSILESAYPPSLAESWDAVGLICGDPADEVTRVAFALDCTQAVAEEAVRSGAQMLVVHHPLLLRGVTSVAADTPKGRVIHTLIRGGVALFAAHTNADSARPGVNDRLAELVGITPGRPILPKSGAGVDKWGVHVPPASVDTVKKALFDAGAGEIGNYRDCSFDIEGTGQFTPVAGADPTEGEIGQTYRAAEVRVEFVAPARRRRALIDALRAAHPYEEPAFDIVETADTTDADEALGLGRIGELPEPMTLREFTQQVADALPVTEWGVRAAGDPDATVQRVAVSSGSGDSFLDAVRGLGVDVYVTSDLRHHPVDEYLRAGGPPVIDTAHWASEFPWTAQAAEIVGREADVETHVIDLRTDPWTLSAHASE; translated from the coding sequence ATGAGTACCGTCGGTGACATTCGTTCGATCCTGGAGTCCGCCTACCCGCCCTCGCTCGCCGAGAGCTGGGACGCCGTCGGCCTGATCTGCGGCGACCCGGCCGATGAGGTGACCAGGGTGGCCTTCGCCCTCGACTGCACCCAGGCTGTCGCGGAGGAGGCGGTGCGCAGCGGCGCGCAGATGCTCGTCGTGCACCACCCGCTGCTCCTGCGCGGGGTGACCTCCGTCGCCGCCGACACCCCCAAGGGCAGGGTCATCCACACCCTCATCCGCGGCGGCGTGGCCCTGTTCGCCGCGCACACCAACGCCGACTCCGCCCGCCCCGGCGTCAACGACCGCCTCGCGGAACTCGTCGGCATCACCCCGGGCCGCCCGATCCTGCCGAAGTCCGGCGCGGGCGTGGACAAGTGGGGCGTCCACGTGCCGCCCGCGTCCGTCGACACCGTCAAGAAGGCGCTTTTCGACGCCGGCGCCGGCGAGATCGGCAACTACCGCGACTGCTCCTTCGACATCGAGGGCACCGGCCAGTTCACGCCCGTCGCGGGTGCCGACCCCACGGAGGGGGAGATCGGGCAGACGTACCGGGCCGCGGAGGTCCGCGTCGAGTTCGTCGCCCCGGCCCGGCGCCGCCGCGCGCTCATCGACGCCCTGCGCGCCGCCCACCCCTACGAGGAGCCGGCCTTCGACATCGTCGAGACGGCCGACACCACCGACGCCGACGAGGCCCTCGGGCTGGGACGTATCGGCGAGCTGCCGGAGCCGATGACCCTGCGCGAGTTCACCCAGCAGGTCGCCGACGCCCTGCCGGTCACCGAGTGGGGCGTGCGCGCCGCCGGCGACCCGGACGCCACCGTGCAGCGCGTGGCCGTGAGCTCCGGCTCCGGCGACAGCTTCCTCGACGCCGTCCGCGGCCTCGGGGTCGACGTGTACGTCACCTCCGACCTGCGCCACCACCCCGTCGACGAGTACCTGCGGGCCGGTGGTCCGCCCGTCATCGACACCGCCCACTGGGCCAGCGAATTCCCCTGGACGGCGCAGGCTGCTGAGATAGTGGGACGGGAGGCGGACGTCGAGACGCATGTCATCGACCTCCGTACCGACCCCTGGACCCTGTCCGCCCACGCAAGCGAGTAG